A window of the Pseudobacteriovorax antillogorgiicola genome harbors these coding sequences:
- a CDS encoding (2Fe-2S)-binding protein, with translation MAKEEERRPVVGHVNRRNLLLGLGAAVGSSAVPSAYKASAQSENDRSEEKSKTPKDYVLRCEINGQKIEAMIDARTTLLDFLRENLKLTGTKKGCDQGACGACTIHIDGQRVLGCLTLAVTTQGKKITTIEGIGDEVDLHPMQEAFLRCDAYQCGYCTPGQIMSGIACIEEGHGSESVESVREWMSGNLCRCSAYPNITEAVRQCAGVVPPSDPARTVRVITAKEKRS, from the coding sequence ATGGCTAAAGAAGAAGAGCGTCGGCCAGTGGTTGGCCACGTCAATCGCCGGAATTTATTACTTGGACTCGGTGCAGCGGTGGGTTCATCCGCTGTACCCAGTGCCTATAAGGCCAGTGCACAGAGCGAAAATGATCGTAGCGAAGAGAAATCAAAAACACCCAAAGACTACGTTCTTAGGTGTGAAATTAATGGCCAAAAAATTGAGGCCATGATTGATGCACGAACAACCTTACTGGATTTCCTAAGGGAAAATCTAAAGTTGACAGGTACAAAAAAGGGCTGTGATCAAGGGGCTTGTGGAGCCTGCACGATCCATATAGATGGCCAGCGAGTTCTTGGGTGCCTCACTCTTGCTGTCACAACACAGGGCAAGAAAATCACAACCATCGAAGGGATTGGTGATGAGGTGGATTTGCACCCGATGCAAGAGGCGTTTCTTCGGTGCGACGCCTATCAATGCGGGTATTGCACCCCTGGTCAGATCATGTCAGGAATCGCATGTATCGAGGAAGGACACGGTAGTGAAAGCGTCGAGTCGGTTCGAGAATGGATGAGTGGCAATCTTTGTCGCTGCTCAGCCTACCCCAATATTACAGAAGCAGTGCGCCAGTGCGCAGGTGTCGTGCCTCCCAGTGATCCAGCTAGGACTGTTCGGGTCATCACAGCTAAAGAGAAGAGGAGTTAG